cacccctacccataaaaaaaggaaggttgaaattgtgcaggaagaaaaggatgtgctttgtgaggaagaagagggaatTAACAAGGAGGAAAATTATGGGGAAAGAGAGGAAGGGGGAAATTATGAGAATCGTCAACTTAACCTTGAAGGCTCAGAaactgagaaagaggctctgaagcctaaggaaggtgaaaaccctaatgtggagGAGATGGATCAGAGCAAGGATTTTGCGGACACAATTTTGGATACCGCttgcaattgcacccttgaattcttcaattttcagaagtgggtggtggaaaacattaccagcatgcagggtaaacaaagagggctggaagttaagatcaacaagctgatcaaCATGTCCAACTCTGGGAAGTAGCACGAGGAGACggagaatagtgaagcggaggaggaaatggaaatggaagactggctggagaaagatttgataaaaggcCACCTGAAACATCTGTAGGATGTCATCAAAATaatgaaggaacaggtggaggaggataaggacaatgtcaatgcccagATGGCTAGAAACGAGAAAGCCTTGAAAAGTCTTATGGACAATAGCCTCTaggttcttaaagtctcctcccagaacatgaatacgttggtgaatcatctggaaaagaaaaaccaggagaagaacccggtagttattgaagatgctcctacttccagcctaagccaccagacccctaggcgCAGAACCAGGTAGACTACGGCGgagaaggatatgaagatgaaagaaagctagattgctcaggaaaataccaacttgagggaagtggccaaggcaatgatgcttttggtgcaggatgcagaagaaaccatgaagaatttctaaattaATGTTTAtgttgggcttggggccaatttcttgctggcctcttgctgtccttttctctgttgctggtctttttgctggttttttgcagccattgtgttttgtttctttcctgaatatcttCCATATGTaactgggttttgggtcccttaaaacctatttttaattaatcaaaaacaaattaatcattatagtgaaaaggggggggggggtaaattcaatagatctagctACAATTCAATTAAAGAAAAGGGttgaaataccaattaaatttACTTGTAGGCTATCTCCCCCTTTTAGAGAAATTTGATTTGAATTGTAAAGTCTAGGGAAAAGCAATGGATAATTGtattaaaacaataataatagagTGTTGCAGATGTCAGACAGAACCATAGACAAAGAACTAAGAAGAAGAATAGGATAAAAACCTATTGCTGAAAATTTGGGCTAAATTGTCGAGACTAGGGTGGTAGGTTGCCCTCATCCTGTAACTTCTAGATGGGCAAgtgggatctttttcaaattagggAGATGCATAGGATCCACTATCGAAagatcaagcaaaattcatgggaccAGGGTGGTAGTTCACCCTGGTCCTCCACTTTTCACTCCTATAAAAGTTGAAATTGTTCATCATTGTATATTATGTTGGAATCTTTGATCACAACTCCTAGATCAAttctacacatagaaagagagggaaaaGGTTGTGGATAATGGATTGTCTTGGGTCAAaacccaatttaggaattaactttgaaaTTGGAATGGAAATAGAATAAAATTGCAGAAAAATGCTTTCCTTTGGggggaaaggctagatctaaaattgaatGCTTGTAACTAAAGTTGATAACTTGATGAAGCTTGCtcgaatcctcacacaagggtttaatatgtcatgtagaatgtcttcatggaagtttaatcatggattccatcttgaatgcttgaacttgactacacttatccttcaatgcttgataaataatgcttgattgcttgctcacttgaattgaacgTAATTGAGAGAGATATCCAACTTAGACATAGActtgaaatgagaggggtaggcctccttttatacttaatcatccaaaaattatttgaatttttagagCAGGCTGATACGGGATTTAAATCCCTATCCACTTGATGTGATCATTGttgggaccaaatttgggtcttgattAAGAGGACTAGGGCGGTTTGGTGCCCTAGTCTAGAGATAGGACCACAGTGCCTAGATCCTAAGAATCAAGACTTAAATTTAGACAAGAGATAGAAGAGAAGTGAAAATGTAGGTTTATGGAATGTGTGAGCAAAAATAAAGCAGACATCAAGCATTGAAAGATAGAACACCAAGGTGAGatctaagtgaggatgaaattttaTGTGGATAGAATTTTTGaggctacatttagccctcactttagtgaGAGAGTGAGACTACACccatactcatgataaagtacaaagtcatattgaattttttttaccaagataccaaagagacaagacacaccaagcccccagggactttaggatcttactactctaatattgAGATAAAATGGACAACACATGAAAGGGAAAGAGCATGACTATACTGGCCTCGTAAGattttgcttactatgagtcatgaaaaagaaaattttgaaataccaaattacaaagaaaaatgcttagtttgcaaagtaacttgaatatTGAAAACATGTcattggtgtgtgcataaagtataacattgagcagagtgtattcccccacattaaGGCAATTGTGTATGCCTTATCGCAAGCAATAGCTTAAAGGTAGCATGAATCCAAAAGAGaagcacattaccacaatgagatgcccataagaaaggacaaatcaaaggataatggtcaccaAACACATAGGgaaaagcacataagggatccactaactttggGGTCAGTTTTACACTTGTGATAAATAATGCATATGAAAAATAgttgcattgaattgacctcatctcttaaaggtagtggaactacgaacacaatggaagaagagcacgggagattaaaaaaaaaatgtctttttgagtcaacatggaagatacCAAAAAGAAGATCTTgattctttgcatcatccccaagtagataaCACAAGAGAAAATTTACAAATAGTAGCACATGTATGACATAACATAGatatgacatatagaagaattgagatacaaatagaaaaaTGCCTCAATGGATTCagtctctttattaccttgcactaatggagtaataagggtcatctaaagagaacctaacataacacaaaaacatatcaagTATCACATCATGGGGGGAGCACATTACAAACAAGAAAACACGCAAAAGAGAATCCACAACAAAAACATATCAAGTATCACATCATGAGTTTGAAAGCATAAAACCTCCTCTCCGCTTGAACTTTATCATTCTACCATTTTTAgaccaataaaataaaaatatcctTATCAATTAGAATCCATTATCAAAGGCATGCTTTAGGCTCCATCACATATTGGCTTTTATTCATAATGAATGATAATTTTAGTGTCATCCATTGTCATCCACATGTGATACCCCTCAAAGTGCAATCCCCATTGACTCTCTCTGCATTCATGTCTTGGTTATTTTGGCTTGATTATTTTATGTTTATGCTTACACTTGTTAGAGATTTGGAAGATATATTGATATGTGGATATTGTGTTATGCTTCTAAATTGTTCTATGTTTTTAAGTGAATCTAGTTTATATGTTAGATTGATTATTGTCTACTCTGGTATCTCTTACCTTTtattattaactatattttaagtGTTAACCAAGGCATAAGGGGGGAGTTAGTACCACTTTCACTCAACTTGGCAAGTTGCATGGTGATCCTTAGCACCATCAAATTTTCCCTTCAGATAACACCAAACAAACAAACCTTGTAGGTAGCAACGACACACTTCTATCTTGAATAAGATCATTGGTTTTTAAGATAGAATTTCAAGTTTTTAAATAGTGTTTTATTTTTTGAAGCATGTCCTTGCAAGTATGACTTTGTCCCAAACTATTAGTATCTAAAATTTTAATGGTCTCATATTGCATATCTAGAATCTAATctcaaattccatgaatccatctTTTATTACAACATATTATCAAGTTTGTTCATCTTAAGATAGAGAAACTCCTAATTCTATTTTGTTCAATTTGATACACACTAATTTTTACATTTACAATTAGTTTACGTCAATGTTATTTCAATCCACTTATCAAACTTAACTCCTCATAGTTAATTTTTTatctaaaattaatttatttatttcaaatattttagaTGGTTTTATATCTTACCTTTCAACaacaataaataattttaaaatatagaaaAAGTGCTTACCTAAATTTTTTTAACGAATTGAATAATTCTTAATTTTGGAAAAGAAAtctaaaatattgaaaaaatttCTCACTTGTATATTATTTTAATGAATTGAACAATCCTTAACTTTGAACATTTGAAATAATCTACCCAATGACATTCTTAAATATGTTTTCTcgtatttataaattatataaaaaatttaaaacagaAAAAATGTTTtcattcaaaaataagttgaaaaaaacaattttaaaaatattaaattaaaaaataacaattctTTATAGACTACATTAAAtgtttaaattatataaataataaaaaaaaagtttCGCAATGCCTTAAAAAACCTCATTTaacatataaataattataaatttaaaaaattgcaaatacttttgaaaataatatttttttaaagtacaattttttttaagtatgtttgaattgattattgattaaaaattgtaaattttaacTCTAAATCAGATATATATTATACAATCCGCTAAGAATAAAACAAATACGACTGTCATACATTATAATCCCATATAATATAAATGATCTATAAATTAAACCAGTCGACATcatttaattaaacaaaaaaaaacctgATTTCTTTTCCTTATAAAATATTAACCCAGGGACTAATAAATTTGTTTAGCATTTGCATTGAAGCTTCTTTTGACGTATATTTCGATACTTTAAATTTCTTGTCACGAGATTTGTTACTTTTGTCCTTTCATGCAAACCATTCCATTTTCGCTAAGATAAAAAGTTTCATTCCATTCGTGTGTTGCAAAAAGGAAGATTCAATGATGTAGATTTTTTTAGATTGCTTCCAATACTATATATACTCATTGCATTTTGTGCCATCAAATGTTACATCATACTAATATAATATAGATTTTATGTATTTAATGTTACATCAAATACTAATATAATATAGTTTTTGTGTATTTAATGTTACATCAAACCAATataatatagttttttataaattTATCAAACACTAATGAAATTGTCTTAAGTATTATAAGATTGGGCCCAAAGCAATTTGATGTAGGGACTTTAAGGGTCATGATCTAAAGCTATTTGGTGTAATAGTTTTAAAGCAATAAATTAAGGGTCAAAAACTGTAGATATTTGATGTAATGATTTTAGATTATAGAAataaagattaattttaaaatattaattttgaaagttaattttttattttttatttttttggtatgaTAATGATTTTTACAATgctattatataaattattatataaatGAGTGTAATTGACTTTCGTGGCAAAGTTTGAATAAAAAGTAATAATAGTTTTCGTGAATAATCATAGCTAATATTGAAGAAATATTTATTTTTACGATTTTTTTGAAGATGAAGTAGTAATTTAGAAAATGTATCATTGTGGTGACTAGAAAATGTATCATTGTCGTGACTAGAAAATGTATCATTGTGGTGACATAGCATTGAAAATAGTTGTTGAGATCATCATAATTAACGTTGAAAAAATGTTCATTCAATATTAATCTTTTCAAAGATAAATTAAagatataaatcattgtaataagtGTTTGGAAATCTTGATTTATACAAGTAGTTTATAATTTTATGGAGAAAATCATTATTTATaatacaacaaaataaaaaattgtcttACACTTCAGCAAAACTGTCTCATTTTATAAAGAAACTATTTTTCTTAATATGACAAAACACTTTCAATTCATATCTCTAGACTTTCAAactcaaaaatatgaaaataattattttatacaaaaataaatatattattcaatTACTAAAGTCATCATGCTTTATAAAATTCATTTCCCTTAATACAACAAAACACTCTCAATTAACATATTATTTACAAAtagtaatttaaaataaaataaaaaatcttacaACAAATTTACTGGCCTGGGGATACCTCATTTTAATGAAGGGTGGAGATTTCAATTTAACATACTTTCAGTgaatctctatcattgatttttttTAGTGTAGAAGATTTGAACTCGATCATCTATTCAACTTAATATAATCCCAGTAAATCTCTACCATTGATTTTTTTGTAGTGTGGAAGATTTGAACTCAAGACCATCATCCATCTACACTATTCACTATATCCAGATTTAGTAATCTGACCTTATATGAGAATTTCAAAAAAAGAACCAGTCTTACTCTTTGCCCCAATTCAATACAGAAAATTACAGGGTCAACCCTTTATTCAGATGGCATTAAATACTTTATACAAGAAGCCTTGAACAACATATTCAGATTGAAAAAGCCATGGATCTCAGAACAGACAGATGAACAGTAATTCTGCATTTATAAGGTGGAATTGGGATGCCTATTTTGGCACCACAGAAGAATGTAAGAGTACAGGGCTGGACATTGAAGTATTTACTTCTTGTAACacaaatgtgaatgaacataaggAAAATAGAATTCCAATGGAGTATAATAAATAATCAGATACCTAGAGTAGATAGTGAGTAGATAGTAGTAGTGAGTATAGTTACAGTGCATTCTGCACCAGAGTCAATAGAGATTAACTAATAAGTAATGACACCCAAAAACTTAAAAGAATTTCAATAAGCTCTCTTCCAGATTAGACCATGAAGAATTTTTGTTGCCACCATTTTAGATCAAAAGAACTTTCAAGGAAAGCTCCAGAGGCAGAGGTCCTCATCCTGAGCATACTCCTCAACCCAATTAGAAAAAGGAGATGGATCAGAGAGCAATGCACAGTAAAGCATCTGGTCATATGGCTGCTGCATTAAGAATGTCTCCTGCTCAAGCCATGAACATATCTCAGACTCAGGAACATCCTTCTCTGCTTCTTGTGAAGCAGGGGGGCTTTCAATTGCACAGTTAACAGTTTCATCAGATTGGGTATCTCTATTACTAATTGCACAGTTAACAGTTTCATCAGATTGGGTATCTGTATTACTAATAGCAGAAAATGTACTAGTACTAGAAGAACTACTGTATCTTCCACTAGCTGCAGCAGCTGCAAATCTCTGAATAGACCTAGGGGACATGACCACAGACTCCTTGTTCAAAATGTTGGCCAGAGCAATTGCAGAGTCAGGGAAATTCAAAGAAGCAGAGGAGCCCTTGAGGCAGAGCAGAGCTGCATCATAAGCTCTTGCAGCAGCCTCTGCAGTTGAATATGAACCCAACCATATTCTTGTCTTCTGGTTGGGTGCCCTAATCTCAGATACCCATGATCCCCAACTCCTCATTCTGACCCCTTTGTACTGCTTCACAGCTTGggttctcttctttttgcctacTTTAGGTTTCAGGCTTGAAACCCCCCCTAACAACTCTGACTCTTCTTTAATCAGAACATCTTGCTTTAAAACTTGCCTGCTACTGGCCACCATTGGGGTTCTCTAAAACTCTCtgtaatatgtatatatacacacaaaaaATCTGTATGGAAGCTAggataaggatatatatatacacaagacACTGAGGAGTAAAGGTGAAGATACTTTATGGAAAAGAAAGACTAGCAGCACATAACACAGGGGTTGGATGTTTGTAACAAtggggctatatatatatatacacacattgtATATATGCTGAGACAGAGACAGGAGTCATAGGCAGCTTCCTCTAAACGTTTTTTTTTGTGTAAATGTCGAAGATCATGGTGGGGGAAAATCTGGGGATGGGCATAGAGTCAACCTGTGAGCTGGATTGTTCTGGCAAAACCGCGTTGATTCTCTATCGCCCAGCTAATTCGCTTGCTTTACCCCACTAAAGGGAACTCGGACAATTTATCTCTACAATTTGTGCTTTTGTCACAGGAGTCACGTTGCCCAGTAATTTTTAATTATGGCTTCTGCTGTCTTTATTAATATCCTGAGTTGAAATCCCTGTCACTAAATTATCACTGCGCCATTGAAAGATCTCTAACTCCAGTTCACATACTAATCTCCAGATTAGCTGTTTGATGAGGATCATATTGTAGCCTCCGCAATACAGCTTGTATATTGAGTTTATATGATCATTGTATCAATAATATGTGAGTGATAACATATATAGTTTTATATATCATGATACTCATATCAATAGGGAAGTGATTTTTCAATTGATATAAGaattgattcattgtgggtgagtATGTTTGTTTTTTCGGGTTTGATTATGAAAGCGGTGATTCTTTCATTTATTTCTAGTGACTCTAGCATTCTTTTATGACCTAGGGTTTTGACCTTAGAGTTTATCCTTCTTTGTAAAGGGTTTGAGATCTGATTTTACAATTGCATTCATTTTATATCAAATTTGATTAGTGTTTGAATCTACTCTTGTTTGTGTTCCGTTATTACATCTTGATTATAGTTTGGGCTTTTATTGTGTCATATATATTTTATCTCAACTACCCAACAACACAACCTATTTATTGAGTTTATATGATCATTGTATCAATAATATGTCAGTAATAACATATATAGTTTAACGTACCATGACACTTATGTCAATGGGGAGATGTCACAAGGGAAGTGACCCTCCCTTCAATTAATATAATTGTGGATTCATCGTGGGTGAGTATGTTTGCTTGTTCAATTTTTATATGAAAGCAGTGATTTTTCTCTTACATCTCTATTGAAGCTAACATTCCTTCATGACCTAGGGTGAATCTAACACTTTTTCATGACCAATGGTTTTGACCTTAGGTTTTGCCCTTCTTTATAAAGGTTTTGAGATCTAATTGT
This genomic stretch from Cryptomeria japonica chromosome 8, Sugi_1.0, whole genome shotgun sequence harbors:
- the LOC131048439 gene encoding ethylene-responsive transcription factor ERF014; this translates as MVASSRQVLKQDVLIKEESELLGGVSSLKPKVGKKKRTQAVKQYKGVRMRSWGSWVSEIRAPNQKTRIWLGSYSTAEAAARAYDAALLCLKGSSASLNFPDSAIALANILNKESVVMSPRSIQRFAAAAASGRYSSSSSTSTFSAISNTDTQSDETVNCAISNRDTQSDETVNCAIESPPASQEAEKDVPESEICSWLEQETFLMQQPYDQMLYCALLSDPSPFSNWVEEYAQDEDLCLWSFP